From the genome of Capsicum annuum cultivar UCD-10X-F1 chromosome 4, UCD10Xv1.1, whole genome shotgun sequence:
AAATTTCCTGAAAGACATTTcgtattggcccaaaccagtggcaccagtatgtatacactgtgatagccaagcagcaataggtagggtagggagcatgatgtataacggtaaatctcgtcacatacgaggGAGAcctaataccgttagagaacttctctctagtgaaattatcactgttgactacgtaaagtcaaaggataatgtgtcgaatCCACTTACGAAAGGCCTATCttgagaaggagtggaaagaacatccaagggaataggtttaaggcctaggacaaatcagtatggcggtaactctacctagcagactggagatcccaagagctaggttcaaagagattaaacaaagttatgtctgacaggttcaacattgtcaattacccaacccattctcatgatgtagacaatgtttagtaaacaaggataagacttaaacttaaagtcttttaatgattatctaaatttggcaaatttgaccaaatagtttaatctataggattgaacgtttagaaatcacctatgtgagggtgaagtgaaaaccgtttcaaagagaatgttagtaaaggcctattctctaagctctcatgaaaccgggacgtgttcatggctgaaaagaacaaaatcatgagaaccataaatggtaaaaggctggttttgtgacatgtattgtctaggtgtacattaaagctcgacggttcaaaaatatcaaatctaccgattgaccgagtgcatccgaggcatgttcactacgaaaagttcaaaggaaaacccacttatccagatgtaatcagtctttgcttgataatcacatacttgtccataaaacttttacaaaaaatagccattccccattcatgtggggggattgttgggttcaatatgtatggaagaagtgtgaatggaaaatggagagaaaaatggtggaggaatggagacactaatttagaaagtgtactcccaaattggaaagttcactaaatCTCCCACATCGGTGGGAGAAGAGAtctttggagtgtttttaataacgaatacttactccacatggatagtgaggcaagaacaaggtggtgcctcgctCTGTCGCCGTTGCCGTCGTcactcgctcggctcggcttcggatttgaatttggatttggaaaataatcgatcgatgagatctatctttttggacaaaattaatttgatcaaaatctgATCGGAATATACCAAAGGAAAAATGACAGAAACGCAGAAAATTTTTCTGAAACACAAaatcttcttgtcttcaaatattctgtgtgatcaatcaatctgttgagtgagttcgtagaATCCGTCAATTTGAGGTACAGCTATTtttcggattgaaggccattttatcctgggaggaagattccataacctcgggtacagtgaggggaattattccttaaggacattccgtgaagtcgggggacttggtctaaatttctgtttcatctttttcTAAATATTAACACACTTTTAAGAtgagattattcataatctagtgttgaaggtgttaagaaacttctcttgaacttgaacttgaactttCTTTGAAGTTTCTGTTgcttatatacagattcttgtacccgaatacataaaagataacaacaacaacatcaaaaataaaaacaaattcagtgtattctcacatagtggggtctggagaatgtacgcagttcataccactatctccaaagaagtagagaggttacgTTGTTTCCCGATAGACCCCCAGATCAAAACAAAAGGACAGTAAACAAAGTCgtaataaaatatataacaagatggaataacaaaaataagacgCCCACAAAGTAATATTATAcactaacaaaccaaaggcaTACACCACACTCAAACCCTCCTAACTAGAACTCCAACCTATGTACACGGCCCGAAAACTAGCCAGGCTACACCAAAGTGCTCCTAACTACGGGCTACGACTCACCAATACGCACTAGCCCTCTAACTTAATCTgtgtcctccataccttcctatctagagtcatgtcctcagtaagctgtaactgttccacgTCACGTCTAATTACCTCCTTTCAGTATtttttcggcctacctctaccccgcctgaaaccatccaaagctaacctctcacacctatgaattAGGGCATCcgtgtccctcctcatcacatgcccaaaccatctcagccttacTTCCCGCATCTTTTCCTccatcgaagccactcccaccttcttccgaatagtctcatttctaactctatctcAGACGGTTATTTAGaaactatttatttataaaaagaatATATAGATATGTAATTTATTAATGGTAACCTTAAAATATTTCGGTCTAAATTACATGCTCATTCAAAATTTTACCTTCAAATCAACCTAAAATCATGGCCAAACGAAACCCTCAGAAGGAAAATGAAATGAAAACATTTAGGGTGTAATGATAAAAAAACAGCAAAATCTGATTCAATTTATTGTAATCCATTAATTAATATGTTGGTTGACCGTATTTTGAAACATGGAAGAAAATCATTGACTTATCAAATTATCTATAGAATCGTGAAAAAGATTCAACAAAAAGCAAAAACAAATCTACTATCCATTTTATTACGTCAAGCAATACTTTGAGTAACTTCCGATAAATATAACGATAAAATCAAGACGTGTAGGTGGATCAACATATCAAGTTCCCATAAcacaaagataaataaaaaaacaagacaACTTGATGtactaaagctcccactatgtACAGTGTACGGCAGTGGCGAAGCCAGAATATTTACTAGCGGGGTTCCGAAGTAAACATATGAACTAGCCGATGGGGGTTCAACgtcaactatatatacataaggaataattttaattatgtataaatactataatttttcatcgaaggggGTTCGAACCCCTAGTGTACAGGGAAGGAGtcgaccacaaggatctattatatgcagccttatcttgcatttctacAAGAGGTTGTTTCTAAGGCTCGAACtagtgacctcctgatcacatatCAGGAACTTTACCATTAAAAAAGGGCATCTCGGTGCACTAAAACTACTGCTATACGCAAtatcggggaagggccccaccaaaaagggtgtatcgtacgcagccttaccttacatttctgctagaggctgtttccaaggcttgaacccgtgacctcctggttacatgacagcaactttaccagtcaCTCCAAGGCTTCCTTCATCAACAACTTTACCataacacataaaaatatttttttttttaaaaaaaaagtgaatttcttacttattttcttgtgttccataCCTGGTACTTGGTTCGATAAATGGTGACAGCAGATGCATGTGATAAAATCATATTATGTGCTGCTATAAATGGTTCTCTTTCTGAACTTCCAACACTGCAATTACCAAATAAACCGGAGCATCGAACCGGAGGGAAAGTACCCAATCTATAGCCACGAACCGCTATCACATTTGGTTCATTAATAGTAACCCAATATTTCACTCTATCCCCAAAATATTTGAAACACATGTCTGCATAATAACCAAAATCACtcctgaaaaaaaaagaaaataaaataataaaaatatattcggTTTGATTTAAGACATGAACTTAAATTGGAGGGTGTGGAGAATGCGTATTACAGTACACAGTTAGTTGGGTAGGAGTATTATCTTGCTTTTCGAGGGTTTAAGGGTGTTTGTGGTGtacagtggcggagccacctttgCTTTAGGGGTTTATCCGAATCCCCTtcaacgaaaaattatattatttttatactatttttaaatgattaaaaatatttttatgcatatatagtagatgttgaatctccttcgactagttcgtatatATACTTCTGAACTCTTACAATGAAAATCCTGCCTCCGCCACTGGTGGTGTACTAGTCGTAGTACTATGGTTGTTTAGGGTTTAGTTGTAGATGTTGTGGTGGAGCTGATTTTGTGATATGTATTATAGGAGGGTGTGGTGGACGCGTAATACAGTATAGGGTTAGTCATGTAGGAGTATTAACTTGCTTTTCGAGGGTTTATGCTTGTTGGTGTTTGTGATGTACTAGTCATAGTACTATGGTTGTTTAGGGTTTAGCCAAGGTGGAGTTGATCCCTGCTTGTGATATGTATCATAGGTGGGTGTGGAGGACGTGTAATACAGTAGAGGGTTAGCCAGGTAGAAATATTGTCTTACTTTTCGAGGGTTTAGGCTTGTTGGTGTTTGTGATGCATATACTAGTCGTAGTACTATAGTTATTTAGGGTTTAGCCGTAGATGTTGAGGTGGAGCTGATCCCTGCTTGTGATATGTATCATAGGAGGGTTTGGAGGACGCGTAATACAGTACAAGATTAGCCGGGTAGGAGCATTGTCTTGTTTTTCGAAGGTTTATGCTTGTTGGTATTTGTGGTGTACTAGTCGTAGTACTATGGTTGTTTAGGGTTTAATTGTAGATGTTGTGGTTGAGTTCATCCCTGTTTGTGATATGTATCATAGGAGGGTCTAGAGGATGCATAATACAGTACAGTGTTATCCAGATAGAAATATCGTCTTGCTTTTCTAGAGTTTAGGCTTGTTGATGTTTGTGATGTACTAGTCGTAGTACTATGGTTATTTAGGGTTTAGCCGTAGATGTTGAGATGGACTTGATCCTTGCTTATGATATGTATCATAGGAGGGTGTGGAGAGCGCGTAATATAGTACAGGGTTAGCCGTGTAGGAGTATTGTCTTGCTTTTCTAGAGTTTATGCTTGTTGGTGTTTGCGGTATACTAGTCGCAATACTGTTGTTTCTTAGGGTTTAACCGTAGATGTTGAGGTTGAGCTGATCCCTGCTTGTGATATGTATCATAGGAGGGTGTGGAGCATGCGTAATACAGTACAGGGTTAGCCGGGTACGTATGAGTATTGTCTTGCTTTTCTAGGGTTTAGGTTTGTTGGTGTTTGTGATGTACTAGTCGTAGTACTATGATTTTTTAGGGTTTAGCCGTATATGTTGAGGTGGAGATGATCCCTTCTTGTGATATGCATCATAGGAGGGTGTGGAGGACCCATAATACAGTACAAGGTTAGCCGCGTAGGAGTATTGTCTTGCTTTTTGAAGGTTTATGGTTGTTGGTGTTTGTGGTGTACTAGTCGTAGTACTATGGTTGTTTAGGGTTTAACAGTAGATGTTAAGGTGGAGCTGATCCCTGCTTATGATATGTATCATAGGAGGGTGTGGAAGACGTGTAATACAGTACAGAATTAGTCGGGTAGGAGTAGATTGTCTTGATTTATAAGGATTTAGGCTTGTAGGTGTTTGTGGTGTACTAGTCGCAGTACGATGGTTGTTTAGGGTTTAGCGATAGATGTTGAGGTGGAGCTGATCCCTGCTTGTGATATGTATTATAGGTGGGTGTGGAGGACACGTAAAACAATACGGGGTTAGCCAGGTAGGAGTATTGTTTTAGTTTTCGAGGGTTTAGGTTTGTTGGTGTTTGTGATGTACTAGTCGTAGTACTATGGTTGTTTAGGGTTTAGCCGTAGATGTTGAGTTGGAGTTGATCCTTGATTGTGATATGTATCATAGTCTGTTGTTTTGTATcttgactattatattattttaatgttgttattgtttctttattttaaactttgTACCGTTCTGTTGTTAGTTGCTATATTTTTTTTACAGTTCCCTTTTTCTTTGTATTCGGATTTACTGCACTTGAACCGAGGGTCTTttgaaaatagtctctctacctccTCGAGGTAGTgttaaggtctgcatacactctaccctctcacACCTCAATTTAAAAatgaatgacctacttttctttttagtcaatttaaaaatgaataacctcttttcttttcttttttctggcaatactttaattttttaccTTTCACATGGCATGTCTaataccacaagattaaagaatattttagtatatttgatataattttaatttaaaaccataaaattaatagtcttttttatttttttaaattctatgtCAAGTCAAATTAGATCATTCTCTTTTTAAAAAGAGGGAGTACTAAATAGCAATGCTAGTGTGTCAAATCTTGCTTACTGTATTTTGGGACTTAGCCAACCTCCATATCTATCTTCAAGTTCTTGAGGTATATCATAATGTGTTAAGGTGACAAATGGTTGGATACCTGCAATTtccatcaatcattaaacacatGATTAATAGTATATATTCCAACGattcaaaaaatacttttttgttatattttttatttatatattgtgaaGTAAATTATATAGTATCTCcttgaactatgatcaaatttgttaTAACACACTCCAGTTTCATGGGGTCCTATTATCTCTTTAActcaatttttatgtatttttatcacctttttagctgacgtgacacctttgatgtgagtttcatttttatgtaataaaagtcTCATGTCAGCATAAAAAGGTgtcaaaaatacgctaaaattgtaTTGAGGGGGTAATAGGTCTCATGTGAAGTTGGAGTATATTGTAGAAATTTTGGCCATAGTTTGAGGGGCCGGATGTTTATCTCTATATTGTGAGATCAAAACTTCATTAATTAAAGAAGAGATAAGATCCAGTACATccaactatggtcaaagttgctacgacacgcTTTAACTTTGCAAGGGTCCGATTAcctcctgaactcaattttaacatatttttgtaatTCGTTGTGCTCATGTGACaccttttttatataaaatagggCCCACGTCATAGGTGCCACGTCAATTAAAAAGGTTGATAAAAGGTATCACGTCAGCCTAAAAGGTTgacaaaatatactaaaatttagtTTATGAGATAATAGACCTCCGTGAAATTAAAGTGTGTCGTCGCAAATTTGATGATAGTTCAGAgggtaataaatatttttctaaaacaagaagaagaagaagaaaccttTGTGTAAGAGTGCATCAATCAACTTATTGTAGTGTTGAATTCCAGCCATATTGACATCTCCATGCATCCCCTCTAATCCAAAATTTGAGagaaatgacaagtaaaaatgatttaacttttatttatatTGACGATGTATATACTTTAAATTTATCAAGAAGTAAAGATAAGTGATAGTTGCAACTTAACTAGGTAAAATTCTTGCCCATGAGATAGAGAAACGAAAGCTATTAACTCCCATATCTTCCATAAGCTTGATGTCCTCCTGATTAATTAGACGTGTCAAATGGGCAGATATGTTTAGACTGAATTTGAGTGGATTAAAATATGCTAGGTGAATAACTAAGCAGATAATAAAAAATTGCATACGTTGAAATGAATTTAACAGTCTCGATCTCTATATctacatgcatattattttatgcagatttcacttgtaaaattagGTTCTCATAACGTAAGTTACAGCAAGTCAACAAGTCAAGTTGTATTTGCTCCACTTTTATTTGGTGTCACATCAATGCATAAAGTGGTGACATGTGATAATAAAGCAAATATATGTAGTCCTTtgatcatgaaatttttttattttttttcgaaaaattattttaatttagaaaaaagtgaaaactgtatatgtatttggtcatgaaaattttaaatgtaatttcaaaattttaaatattttaaaaataactttaatttatattcatgactctaactacaactttaaaaaattatgattttcgtGGCTAAACGAGGCCTATGTACTTGTACCTAATTAATATACTTAGCTTGTTTAACTTTCGTCGGGATTTTTtcgttgttgtattttattttcatatttgtttttttatatattttatttgaatcaaaaatttattaaaaacaaTCTATAAGGTATAAGGTTGCAGACATATCATTCTTCTAAACCCCTCTTAAAAAATTTACACCTGAATATTATATAGTACTACCttcatctcattttatgtgtcgttatTTGACCGGAaacgaaatttaagaaataaatgatgactttgtaaagtttaaaaaattatccctcttaaagttatattaatgtttattttttaggtgttttttcttaatatgtgagATTCACTGAGGATAAAACGAgaataatgatatttttttaggataaattacaagaaatagcgacacataaaataaaacggAAGAAGTATCTGTTTTTGTGTTGATACTTGCACCTAATTATTTTGCaagaaatactataataatagTACACTATGCTCCTGAGTCTTGTGGGACAACAATTCAGGAAACACACGTTTTTTTCGTTTCGACACAGAAATCCCACAAATTTTTTGGTctggaaaattaaattaaagttatttttaaaattttataaaaaaaatattaaaaatatttttttatgatcaaatattattatttttacttttcatattaaagtaaaataatatttttaaaaaaagggaaaaaattctCCTGGTCAAACGCCTACCTAAATATCTAGTGGAGTGAAATTTAATATGTGTGCAAGAAAGCGAACAAGTTCTTTTTTTTCAACTCGATGTTTGATATTTGTATTAGAATCCGACTATATTTAGATCACGTTTCGTAGGGCCTATTCTTGAGACAGGCTCccaacaattttttcttttgggtaaaggacagaaacgacacttcaaattgaAGTATTTCCACGAAAATGACCATGGAATTTAAAatccactttctagccatttcaatttgttggCCTGTTCTAtacgtttctacacaccttctatataatttttatacatatcttattcatataaatctttcatacaaaaattatacagttttgatataaaatttatataataattgtacattttttttacacattttatacaacaattatataatttttatacactttttatatatttatacatatacatatttgatacatacatcttatatagatacatatttgatataacaattatatcgtttttatataattatatttaattattatttctaaacaataaaaaaaaatagaatatttttcagttaaaaaatttatagcaaaaaaaaaattaaaatgtttttaaAAGGGCCAAATGGCCCAAGTTGAAgattgtatcaatattgtatatggaTCGTATATGAACTACGTGAGTTAAAATGActcaaattagaaaataattatacAGTGAAAATAGTAGTTTGGTTgttggactttttttttttttttttttgaaaaagttaatGATAGAATTCAGAAACAAGTGTACTGTAAGGGGTAGTTTAGTTGGGAAATtattatcccgggataactaataTTGAGATTAGTTATTCCAGGATTACCTAGGATAACTTATTCCAACATATATATGGGGAAAGTTATTCCATCACTATGGAAAAAATGgtgagataagttatcccactATGAATTAATCCCTTCAATcaaacaaggaatttaagtgatcttttattttatttcgatATAACTTATTCCTTCGAttacttatacctcacaccaaacgacccctgaTTATAGCCACTTTGATAAAGAGCCCTAAAAAcgcataatgagaaaataaaataattgtatcAGTAAGTTTTGAATACCAaattgttaaataaataaaaaatttaaaaaaaagggtaaaagcgtgaaaatatgtgggtcaagaACGATTAGAAATGGAACAATTATACCATCcgtttattttttgatataacaATATTGCCCTGAACTgctggaaataaaaaaaataaaagcaattaTGCTTTTTATTTGCTTCATAATACCGTTAGTGGAGAGCGTAATGATAAGGACATTTTtgtgggagggggggggggggggggagaaaaaaacaaaaacgtATAATTGTCACATTCTTGTATTGACTTATATGGCAACATCAAAGTTCACAGACCCATTGGTCGAACTAGTAAATTTTGAACTACGAATGACTCAACTGAAAAAAATGaagcaaacaaacaaacaaaaaaaatatgataccTCGTATCGATTATAATGATCAAGAGCAATATCTCCATTACTACCATCTACGATGTGACCTACAATAAAATAATcagtaataaatattattataatttttttatgatccTTTCCTCTTTTGGAGGTATCTAgatcactaaaaaaaaaaaaaaaaaaaattaactacgaaatttattgataatttgttaatacattttttttctaatCTGTCTTTAAATAGAATTAACGATGAATTTTTATTGTGATAGAAAGTGAGACATATATCACCAGTTTCATGAGTAAAAACATCCCAATTGTTAAGGCCCTTTCCATCACTAAGAAAAGCTCCTTCAAACtgcaaaagaaacaaaagaaattttattttaaaaaaaaaaggttcgAAAAACTAAGGTTCGATAATAGAGTCAGAATTTTTAGTTAggaaattttaaaacatatataacaAGAATCCAACAAGAATATTCAACAATAATAAACTCGGTGTAATCTCATCGGTGGGTTTTGATAGCGCATCATGTATGCAGATCATACTCCACCTTATGATGGTAGGAAAGTGCGCAATTTCCGATAGATTCTCGACTCAACAAGAGATGAAAAGGAAGCaaaaataagaagatgaataTCACAAGATGAAAGAGTCcaacaaaatttaatatatatttatatacaacatTATTTTTTGACGAATAATATTCAAATGAACCCTTGCACCCCTAACTCTGACCCATCCAAGAGTTATAACAATAAAAACAAGATGTTGAGAAGAAGTAAAAAAGGCCCCAAGAAATTAAGGATCGGTAATAGAGACAGAATTTTTACTAAggagattttaaatataaaaaacatatgTATTAAGAACTCAACAAGAATATTcaacaataacaaactcaatgTAATCTAATCAGTGGATCTTGATAGGCGGCATGTGTACGCAGATCGTAGCCCTACCTTATAATGGTAGGGAAGCGTGCAGTTTTCGATAGATTCTCGATTAAAGAAGAGATgaaaaagaagcaaaaataaCACGTAGTAACAACAACATGATAATCTCATCGATGGGTCTTGATAGCGCAGTGTGTATGCAGATCATACTCCAACCTTATAATGACAGGAAAGCACGCAATTTTCAATAGATTCTCAACTCAAGAAGAgatgaaaaagaaacaaaaataacaagcagtaacaacaagaagataacaagatATAAAATTGTCCAACAAGatttaaacatatatttatatacaacgtaatttttgaCGAAAAATATTCAAATGAACCCCTTAAATGTTGAGAAGAATACCTGGTAACAAGAAGAGGCTGTTCCAAACAAGAAATTTCTTGGAAATGAAACTGGTTCTTTGACAATACTAAGTTTTTTTGTCTGAGAAAATGATACaatgaaactagaaaaaaaaacacaaaatgcaaaaaatataattgaagtaCTTAGTTCCATAATGTTTATTTAGAGAATAgaccctcttttttttttttttttttttttttgtgtgtgtgtgtaatatGTATTATATTCCAAAATTGAAAATGGTCATAGATAGAAGAAGGTACCTCAAATGTTTATATAGAAGAAACAAACATGGCACAAAGACTTTAAAGAGTGCAAGTTAACACCTAGTATAGCCTTacaaatactttttttattttgaaattattattattattttcattctgTGTTCAGTATTCATAAAGCCCGATTAATTCAGATTCGCATTGGAAAGTCCCACTATAGGGGGTAAAGCATTACCTACCAAAGGCGACTCCAGAGCTCGAACTCGAGCTCCCTGATTAAGGATGGATGAGTATTTATCACTCCACCACAACATTTAGTGGttcttttgaaattcttttttgttttcattctaTGTTCGGTATTTACATTGAAGTCCGACTTATTCGAATTTCCATCGAAAAGACAATAGAGGGTAAAGCGTTACCTACCAAAGACGACTCCAAAAGTCAAACTGGAGAACCCTGGTTAAGAATGAAAGAGTACATACCACTCCATCGGAACATTTAGTGATTCTTTTGAAATTATACATTCAAAAGTAATCTAGTATTCTTCTTTCAGTGATTTAATCCGTTTCAAGAAGAatgtcttttttatttctttttggtaattttttattctaatttttcacATGTTATATTTAAGATCGTATGATTAAATAGTATTTTCGTACGTTCAACATCTCTTTAATTAGTTTGAGATTACACAATTCAATgtcttatatattttttaaaatttcgtgtcaagtcaaaatcagacaaacaaatCAATTCAACACAAGTTGATTATATGCTacatcttctagtgctactattttttatacACACATCTGATTAAATTTTATATGATGACAAaaagagaatacagattttaaTTGTTAGActtgaaaattatgaaataataaaccatattaagagaaaaaaatacttaattaaaatGCAAGAAGAGACATCAAACATATCCATACTTAGGTAGGGCCTAATGATTTGAACACTTACCTGAATTATCATCATGCTATATGACACATTAAGCTTAATGCacacatttatattatttaagttCTTTTATAAAAGCTAGTTTAGGTGTAAACGCGTtgtgcgtgtacctcactttaatgagttcaaacattacactaaataagatatttgtttaaataataaagatgaatataataattaaattttaataccttttgagtatgtaaagatggtaaatttatttattaaaactaatctttaccaaaaatatttttaaaagtcaatcgATATTCATccaccatctgtaaattgcaacaaaataatacaatgatagagacatcaaaataatataattaaatctaatctttacacacaaaaattttctcaaagtcgtccgacactcttctaccacctgtaaacaataacaaaataatacgataatagagatatcaaaataatataactaaacttaacttttacataaaaaaatttctcaaacccCACCAACATTTAtttatcacctgtaaactgcagaaaaataataaaataaaagtgatatcaaaataatgtaattaaacttaaattttacacacaaaaatttttcaaagccgatcaagattcatctacgaactgtaaactaccacaaaataataaattaatggagatattacgataatacaattaaacctaatttttacctaaaaaaaaattcaaaacctaCCCACATTTAtctaacatctgtaaattaaaataaaacaataagataataaagatatcaaaacaatacaattaaccTAACCTTTATACAAGAAACtcttcaaagccaaccaacattcatctacgatttgtaaactataagaaaaaataatagtgatcacaaagcttcaattttgatccaactagttcttgtctgagcaaaaattttaaccctaaaaattgattt
Proteins encoded in this window:
- the LOC107869182 gene encoding beta-glucosidase 18 isoform X1 translates to MELSTSIIFFAFCVFFSSFIVSFSQTKKLSIVKEPVSFPRNFLFGTASSCYQFEGAFLSDGKGLNNWDVFTHETGHIVDGSNGDIALDHYNRYEEDIKLMEDMGVNSFRFSISWARILPKGMHGDVNMAGIQHYNKLIDALLHKGIQPFVTLTHYDIPQELEDRYGGWLSPKIQSDFGYYADMCFKYFGDRVKYWVTINEPNVIAVRGYRLGTFPPVRCSGLFGNCSVGSSEREPFIAAHNMILSHASAVTIYRTKYQERQGGMVGISLNTQWYEPFSNSSQDNYATQRARSFVYNWFLDPIIFGRYPKEMQQILGNNLPIFSRNDMKKLKNGLDFIGLNHYTAAYIKDCLYSTCEHGVSWSEGSYFRATEKDGVPIGEPTTMDWLFVYPQGMEKLVMYMKDRFNNTPIIITENGIAESDDPDFSLEDAINDTPRVEFMHSYLNSLANAMREGANVRGYFAWSLLDNFEWLDGYTKRFGLHYVNFTNLQRTPKLSATRYKELITNFQSQLATHTS
- the LOC107869182 gene encoding beta-glucosidase 47 isoform X2; the protein is MELSTSIIFFAFCVFFSSFIVSFSQTKKLSIVKEPVSFPRNFLFGTASSCYQFEGAFLSDGKGLNNWDVFTHETGHIVDGSNGDIALDHYNRYEEDIKLMEDMGVNSFRFSISWARILPKGMHGDVNMAGIQHYNKLIDALLHKGIQPFVTLTHYDIPQELEDRYGGWLSPKIQSDFGYYADMCFKYFGDRVKYWVTINEPNVIAVRGYRLGTFPPVRCSGLFGNCSVGSSEREPFIAAHNMILSHASAVTIYRTKYQERQGGMVGISLNTQWYEPFSNSSQDNYATQRARSFVYNWFLDPIIFGRYPKEMQQILGNNLPIFSRNDMKKLKNGLDFIGLNHYTAAYIKDCLYSTCEHGVSWSEGSYFRATEKDGVPIGEPIVGGSQIMENSQGKHKPHNSDSQHDPKHNCALLSISLCVVSICVFHWVVVCA
- the LOC107869182 gene encoding beta-glucosidase 46 isoform X3 is translated as MELSTSIIFFAFCVFFSSFIVSFSQTKKLSIVKEPVSFPRNFLFGTASSCYQFEGAFLSDGKGLNNWDVFTHETGHIVDGSNGDIALDHYNRYEEDIKLMEDMGVNSFRFSISWARILPKGMHGDVNMAGIQHYNKLIDALLHKGIQPFVTLTHYDIPQELEDRYGGWLSPKIQSDFGYYADMCFKYFGDRVKYWVTINEPNVIAVRGYRLGTFPPVRCSGLFGNCSVGSSEREPFIAAHNMILSHASAVTIYRTKYQTTMDWLFVYPQGMEKLVMYMKDRFNNTPIIITENGIAESDDPDFSLEDAINDTPRVEFMHSYLNSLANAMREGANVRGYFAWSLLDNFEWLDGYTKRFGLHYVNFTNLQRTPKLSATRYKELITNFQSQLATHTS